The Cannabis sativa cultivar Pink pepper isolate KNU-18-1 chromosome 8, ASM2916894v1, whole genome shotgun sequence genomic interval ATGATTATATGTACTGTTTTATCAAGTAAAACAAAGAGATTGTGAGAGGGAAAATTTACTGTTATAAAATTTCCACAGTTCTGGCCATCAGCCCTGAAATAATTGTTGGTAGTGTTGCCATGAATTCCTGCTGGGATTTCTTTGTCAATTATCTTAGGCTTTGAAGCAACAACCACAGGTTTTTGAGGAGATGCATTGTTTGCGACTGTAACTGGGCCTGGGTTTTGAGAGGTTTGGGCTTTTTTAGCAGGCTCTCCACTTCCAAATAGATAGCCCAAAGAGCTTTGTCCTCCACCAGCACTGACTCCCCGGCCCATTCTTAACCCTGCCACCCTCATATTATTAGTAAATAAGaacattacaaaaataattacacatTACAATCAAAACAAAACAAGTGGAAAAACACAACTGATTCAACTAGTAACAGATATTCGAAACATAAAAAGGAGAATTGTGTAATGTAACAGAGATTTTGTTCAAGCATTACtgaccttcttcttcttctggctCTGCTCCTCCTCTTGGGACCAAGTTTGAAGCTTGAAGAAAAACAGCAGAGATTGTTGGGAAGTAGATACT includes:
- the LOC115701200 gene encoding protein SPIRAL1-like 3, encoding MSRTIHIICIKIYLNLHIKALFGCTSSIYFPTISAVFLQASNLVPRGGAEPEEEEGLRMGRGVSAGGGQSSLGYLFGSGEPAKKAQTSQNPGPVTVANNASPQKPVVVASKPKIIDKEIPAGIHGNTTNNYFRADGQNCGNFITDRPSTKVHAAPGGGSSLGYLFGGVGN